In the Paraburkholderia acidisoli genome, one interval contains:
- a CDS encoding ABC transporter ATP-binding protein, producing MTSASVAIQVSGLRQRFNGQTVLDGIDLDVPAGTTLALLGPSGCGKSTMLKLLAGLLRPDEGRVVFGGQTVADATSYVPPEARDLGMVFQDYALWPHMTVAGNVSFPLEMRGVPRAERARAVTEALARVGLAQMAGRRPAALSGGQQQRVALARAIVARPRVLLFDEPLSNLDPELRASLSEEIRALLAQLGATAVYVTHDRGEAETLAHATVTLDRGRVAQIVYR from the coding sequence ATGACCAGTGCGAGTGTGGCGATCCAGGTAAGTGGACTGCGTCAACGCTTCAACGGCCAGACCGTGCTCGACGGGATCGATCTCGACGTGCCCGCGGGGACCACGCTCGCGCTGCTCGGACCGTCCGGCTGCGGCAAGAGCACGATGCTCAAGCTGCTGGCCGGCCTGCTGCGTCCCGACGAGGGGCGTGTCGTCTTCGGCGGCCAGACCGTTGCGGATGCAACGAGCTACGTGCCGCCCGAGGCGCGCGACCTCGGCATGGTGTTTCAGGACTACGCACTCTGGCCGCACATGACGGTGGCGGGCAACGTGTCGTTTCCGCTCGAAATGCGCGGCGTACCGCGTGCCGAGCGCGCCAGGGCCGTGACCGAGGCGCTCGCCCGCGTCGGTCTTGCGCAGATGGCGGGGCGGCGCCCCGCGGCGCTTTCGGGCGGCCAGCAGCAACGCGTCGCGCTCGCGCGCGCCATTGTCGCGCGCCCGCGCGTGCTGCTCTTCGACGAACCCCTTTCGAACCTCGACCCTGAATTGCGCGCCTCGCTCAGCGAGGAAATTCGCGCGCTGCTCGCGCAACTCGGCGCGACGGCCGTGTACGTGACGCACGATCGCGGCGAGGCGGAAACGCTCGCGCACGCGACCGTCACGCTGGATCGCGGCCGTGTCGCGCAGATCGTTTACCGCTAA
- a CDS encoding ABC transporter substrate-binding protein, with translation MHALTVYTAGPGNLSKKLAQGFERKTGIKVDLFQATTGKLMARVEAEASNPHADVLISASWDTAQDLEKRGWLAQYTSPNAVHVPPMFKTPYYVAQGISALGIVWNTRTGKPEPQDWSDLAAPAYRDQVTTPNPALSGASLDLLLGLQDRLGESAWTLFDGLHKNGMVVLGPNAQAINPVLQGAKSAVFGAVDYVAYGAAATGESVKVIFPKSGTVIAPRPMMIFKSSKVQDEARAFIDYVLSDEGQKLVAAAWLMPARDDIESPRPRFKDLKLLPQDDGSNKKTRAEVLTRFNALFGEH, from the coding sequence GTGCACGCTCTCACTGTCTACACCGCCGGCCCCGGCAATCTCAGCAAAAAACTCGCGCAAGGTTTCGAGCGCAAGACGGGCATCAAGGTCGATCTCTTTCAGGCGACGACCGGCAAGCTCATGGCGCGCGTGGAAGCTGAGGCCAGCAATCCGCACGCCGACGTGCTGATTTCGGCGTCGTGGGATACCGCGCAGGATCTGGAAAAGCGTGGCTGGCTCGCGCAATACACGAGCCCGAACGCAGTCCACGTTCCGCCGATGTTCAAGACTCCGTACTATGTGGCGCAGGGTATCTCGGCGCTCGGTATCGTCTGGAATACGCGCACGGGCAAGCCGGAACCGCAGGATTGGAGCGATCTCGCGGCGCCCGCGTATCGCGATCAGGTCACGACCCCGAACCCGGCGCTCTCCGGCGCCTCGCTCGACCTGCTGCTGGGCTTGCAGGATCGACTCGGCGAATCGGCGTGGACGCTGTTCGACGGGCTGCACAAGAACGGCATGGTCGTGCTCGGGCCGAACGCACAGGCGATCAACCCGGTGCTGCAGGGCGCGAAGTCGGCGGTGTTCGGTGCGGTGGATTATGTGGCGTACGGCGCGGCCGCGACCGGCGAGTCGGTGAAAGTCATCTTCCCGAAGAGCGGCACGGTAATCGCGCCGCGTCCGATGATGATCTTCAAGTCGTCAAAGGTGCAGGACGAAGCGCGCGCATTCATCGACTACGTCCTCTCCGACGAAGGGCAGAAACTCGTGGCGGCGGCGTGGCTCATGCCGGCGCGCGACGACATCGAGTCGCCGCGTCCGCGTTTCAAGGACCTCAAGCTCTTGCCGCAGGACGACGGTAGCAACAAGAAGACGCGCGCCGAGGTTCTCACGCGTTTCAACGCACTGTTCGGCGAGCACTGA
- a CDS encoding porin, with translation MNHSYRNAAVGCCLAVCASLPAYALADETPHAGGSAVTLYGILDSGLEYLNNASSTNGQTHSVTRLTSGDMSGSRWGIQGREDLGGGTRAFFLLESGVNVNTGASLQGGREFGRLAYVGIADDKLGTLVLGRQGGLFLDWVSEYNPLKNAVYAIKMQDPAFSDRLDNTVRYEKQFGFGLSAIAQYSFGYDAVTYGAQPAGDTRFARVIEGGLRYKNGPFSATLVYDQKNGGSTTVTAAHTTKAGGYEGDQDRRVALAASYKFSTVTTYAGYRYLSSHSIHLTTLDTSPHESTSLYWLGATWLAQPNLAFSGTAMYQDFYGSNRDPFSFQADVDYFLSKRTDLYVNLGYVLNRNGSNLGLNGFGTDVVAGKNQFGLMAGIRHKF, from the coding sequence GTGAACCACTCCTACCGCAATGCGGCGGTAGGCTGCTGTCTGGCCGTTTGCGCCAGCCTGCCTGCCTACGCGCTCGCCGATGAAACGCCTCACGCTGGCGGCTCCGCCGTCACGCTCTACGGAATTCTCGATTCCGGCCTCGAATACCTGAACAACGCATCGAGCACGAACGGGCAGACGCATAGCGTCACGCGCCTCACGTCCGGCGACATGTCCGGCTCGCGCTGGGGCATCCAGGGCCGCGAAGATCTCGGTGGCGGCACGCGTGCATTCTTCCTGCTCGAAAGCGGCGTGAACGTGAACACCGGCGCTTCGCTGCAAGGCGGTCGCGAGTTCGGCCGTCTCGCCTACGTGGGTATCGCCGACGACAAGCTCGGCACCCTCGTGCTGGGCCGTCAGGGCGGCCTGTTCCTCGACTGGGTGAGCGAATACAACCCGCTCAAGAACGCGGTCTATGCGATCAAGATGCAGGACCCGGCGTTCTCCGACCGTCTCGACAACACGGTGCGTTACGAAAAGCAATTCGGCTTTGGTCTCTCGGCGATCGCGCAATACAGCTTTGGCTACGACGCGGTCACGTACGGCGCGCAACCGGCCGGCGACACGCGCTTCGCACGCGTGATCGAAGGCGGTCTGCGCTACAAGAACGGGCCGTTCAGCGCGACCCTCGTGTACGACCAGAAGAACGGCGGCAGCACGACCGTCACGGCTGCGCACACGACCAAGGCAGGGGGTTACGAAGGCGACCAGGACCGTCGCGTGGCGCTTGCGGCGAGCTACAAGTTCTCGACCGTGACGACGTATGCGGGCTATCGCTACCTCTCGTCGCACTCGATCCATCTCACGACGCTCGACACCTCGCCGCACGAATCGACCAGCCTGTACTGGCTCGGCGCCACGTGGCTGGCGCAGCCGAACCTCGCGTTCTCGGGCACGGCCATGTATCAGGACTTCTACGGCAGCAACCGCGACCCGTTCTCGTTCCAGGCCGACGTCGATTACTTCCTCTCGAAGCGCACCGATCTCTACGTGAACCTCGGCTACGTGCTGAACCGCAACGGCTCGAATCTCGGCCTGAACGGTTTCGGCACCGACGTGGTGGCGGGCAAGAACCAGTTCGGTCTGATGGCCGGCATTCGCCACAAGTTCTAA